In Cupriavidus taiwanensis, the following are encoded in one genomic region:
- the dusA gene encoding tRNA dihydrouridine(20/20a) synthase DusA, translated as MNVNPRRISVAPMMDWTDRHCRMFHRQLSRHTWLYTEMVTTGALLHGDVPRHLDFDAAEHPVALQLGGSEPADLAMAAKLGQQWGYAEINLNCGCPSERVQRGAFGACLMAEPQLVADCVKAMRDAVEIPVTVKHRIGIDKIEHYDFVRDFVGKVAQAGCGTFIVHARNAILKGLSPKENREIPPLRYEVAYQLKREFPDLEILINGGIVSHDEIAAHLEHVDGVMIGREAYHQPYFLAEMDARFYGDASAPVPSRLDVELAMQRYIGDFVEQGGYMGAVTRHMLGLHRGIAGGRGWRRVLSDAKRMHAARTRTDVEALFDEARTHLRPHTQEPLAA; from the coding sequence ATGAACGTAAATCCCCGCCGCATTTCGGTTGCGCCGATGATGGACTGGACCGACCGTCATTGCCGCATGTTCCACCGCCAGCTCAGCCGCCACACCTGGCTGTATACCGAGATGGTGACCACCGGCGCGCTGCTGCATGGCGACGTGCCGCGCCACCTCGACTTCGATGCGGCCGAGCACCCGGTCGCGCTGCAGCTGGGCGGCAGCGAGCCGGCAGACCTCGCCATGGCGGCGAAGCTGGGCCAGCAGTGGGGCTATGCGGAAATCAACCTGAACTGCGGCTGCCCGTCCGAGCGCGTGCAGCGCGGCGCCTTCGGTGCCTGCCTGATGGCGGAGCCGCAACTGGTGGCCGACTGCGTGAAGGCGATGCGCGACGCGGTGGAAATTCCGGTGACCGTGAAGCATCGCATCGGCATCGACAAGATCGAGCACTACGATTTCGTGCGCGATTTTGTCGGCAAGGTGGCGCAGGCGGGTTGCGGCACGTTTATCGTGCATGCGCGCAATGCGATCCTGAAGGGCCTGAGCCCGAAGGAAAACCGCGAGATTCCGCCGCTGCGCTATGAGGTGGCATACCAGCTGAAGCGGGAATTTCCCGACCTGGAAATCCTGATCAACGGCGGCATCGTCAGCCATGACGAAATCGCTGCTCATCTCGAGCATGTCGACGGCGTCATGATCGGACGCGAGGCGTATCACCAACCGTATTTCCTGGCCGAGATGGACGCGCGCTTCTATGGCGATGCCAGTGCGCCGGTGCCGTCGCGGCTCGACGTTGAACTGGCGATGCAGCGTTATATCGGCGACTTCGTTGAGCAGGGCGGATATATGGGTGCCGTGACACGGCACATGCTCGGCCTGCATCGCGGCATCGCCGGCGGACGTGGCTGGCGCCGCGTGCTGTCCGATGCGAAGCGCATGCATGCGGCACGCACGCGGACCGATGTGGAGGCGCTGTTCGACGAAGCGCGCACGCATTTGCGCCCGCACACGCAAGAGCCGCTGGCCGCGTAA
- a CDS encoding NADPH-dependent FMN reductase yields MSDPRDVVVLVGSLRKESYSRKLAKALIALAPAQLKLEIVEIGSLELYNQDLDDKPTQAWTAFRDRIRRADAVLFVTPEYNRSVPAPLKNAIDVGSRPYGSSVWDGKPGAIISASPGAIGGFGANHHLRQSLVFLNVPILQHEAYISGVDKLFDEQGGIANESTKGFLGKLLTTFAAWIERTAPR; encoded by the coding sequence ATGAGTGATCCTCGTGATGTCGTTGTTCTGGTAGGAAGCCTGCGCAAGGAGTCATACAGCCGCAAGCTGGCCAAGGCGCTGATCGCGCTCGCGCCGGCGCAGCTCAAGCTGGAGATCGTCGAGATCGGCAGCCTGGAGCTGTACAACCAGGACCTCGACGACAAGCCGACCCAGGCCTGGACCGCGTTCCGCGACCGCATCCGCCGCGCCGACGCGGTGCTGTTCGTGACCCCGGAATACAACCGCTCGGTGCCGGCGCCGCTGAAGAACGCCATCGACGTGGGCTCGCGCCCCTATGGCAGCAGCGTCTGGGACGGCAAGCCCGGCGCCATCATCAGCGCATCGCCGGGAGCCATCGGCGGCTTCGGTGCCAATCACCACCTGCGCCAGTCGCTGGTGTTCCTGAATGTCCCGATCCTGCAGCACGAAGCGTATATCAGCGGTGTCGACAAGTTGTTCGACGAACAGGGCGGGATTGCCAATGAGTCGACCAAGGGCTTCCTTGGCAAGTTACTGACCACGTTTGCCGCGTGGATCGAGCGCACCGCGCCGCGCTGA
- a CDS encoding enoyl-CoA hydratase/isomerase family protein, translated as MTEFVTTEVRGGIGYLTLNRPQALNALSLDMIRAITQALQDWSAAPEVAAVVVAGAGGKAFCAGGDIRYFHQAAHAGDPLLDQFFVEEYALNFLIHRYAKPYIALMDGVVMGGGMGISQGARLRLVTDRTRMAMPETNIGLFPDVGGGWFLARTSGRIGEYLGLTGTVIHAADALYAGLADAYLPGNRLAELVDSLRAQQFGSGDAVLAHIDTFTAAHRADCVPAQSTLAGLAGQIDQLFAGNTAQDILAAVSDAPGDWAAQTAAMLRSRSPLMLCVTLEQIRRARGMSLEDELRMELDMMYYVFRKGDGVEGIRALAVDKDHKPRWQYARLDEVSREKALSFFDSPWRPEEHPLAALGKRA; from the coding sequence ATGACTGAATTCGTCACGACCGAGGTCCGCGGTGGCATCGGGTACCTGACGCTGAACCGCCCGCAGGCGCTCAACGCCCTGTCGCTCGACATGATCCGCGCCATCACGCAGGCGCTGCAGGACTGGTCCGCCGCCCCCGAGGTGGCAGCCGTGGTGGTGGCCGGTGCCGGCGGCAAGGCATTCTGCGCCGGCGGCGATATCCGCTATTTCCACCAGGCCGCGCATGCGGGCGATCCGCTGCTCGACCAGTTCTTCGTCGAGGAATACGCGCTCAATTTCCTGATCCATCGCTACGCCAAGCCCTATATCGCGCTGATGGACGGCGTGGTGATGGGCGGCGGCATGGGCATCTCGCAGGGCGCGCGCCTGCGGCTGGTTACCGATCGCACCAGGATGGCCATGCCCGAAACCAATATCGGGCTGTTCCCGGATGTGGGTGGCGGCTGGTTCCTGGCGCGCACCTCCGGACGCATCGGCGAATACCTGGGCCTGACCGGGACCGTGATCCACGCCGCCGACGCCTTGTACGCAGGCCTGGCCGACGCTTACCTGCCGGGCAACCGCCTAGCGGAGCTGGTCGATTCCCTGCGCGCGCAGCAGTTTGGCAGCGGCGATGCGGTGCTGGCGCATATCGACACCTTCACCGCCGCGCACCGCGCGGATTGCGTGCCGGCGCAAAGCACGCTGGCCGGGCTTGCCGGGCAGATCGACCAGCTGTTCGCCGGCAATACCGCGCAGGACATCCTCGCCGCGGTCAGCGACGCCCCCGGCGACTGGGCCGCGCAGACCGCCGCCATGCTGCGCAGCCGCTCGCCGCTGATGCTGTGCGTCACGCTCGAGCAGATCCGCCGCGCGCGCGGCATGTCGCTGGAAGACGAGCTGCGCATGGAGCTGGACATGATGTACTACGTGTTCCGCAAGGGCGACGGCGTCGAAGGCATCCGCGCGCTGGCGGTCGACAAGGACCACAAGCCGCGCTGGCAGTACGCACGGCTCGACGAGGTAAGCCGCGAGAAGGCACTGTCGTTCTTCGACAGCCCGTGGCGCCCGGAGGAACACCCGCTGGCGGCGCTGGGCAAGCGCGCCTGA
- a CDS encoding methyl-accepting chemotaxis protein, translating into MFRNTTIGARLWFFTIVINVLLLIVGAVGWLGMSRSNEATHQIYEQQLSAAVHLAEARSNQLLVRVLLDQATFAADPADAKARAATAEGFARDSEQAWKAYLALPRSADEARVVEDVTAKRDALFKQGVAPMIAALHAGDRDGVMKAVLETIPQLDIAFTAVNTELNKLQVASAKQVYEASQQRYRNLFTLSVCVLAVGLLFSTVVAWRLRRSIVQPLDTAIARFETIAGGDLSVAASGADVQADEAARSETARMLGMLGRMQASLVAMVGDVRGGADSIAAASKQIASGNADLSQRTEQQAASLEETASSMEELTSTVRQNADSAREARALATDAATLAGRGSDAVLRVVNTMQSIDASSGKIVDIIDVIEKIAFQTNILALNAAVEAARAGEHGRGFAVVAGDVRDLAQRCAGASKEIRALIGASVANVREGSGLVDEAGRAMQDIVDAVQRVSAIIGDISAASDEQSNGIEQVNVAVSQMDSMTQQNAALVEQAAAAAASLEEQAQRLTSLVATFRLA; encoded by the coding sequence ATGTTCAGGAACACGACCATCGGCGCCCGATTGTGGTTTTTCACGATCGTCATTAATGTGTTGTTGCTGATTGTCGGCGCCGTCGGCTGGCTTGGCATGTCGCGCAGCAACGAGGCGACGCACCAGATCTATGAGCAGCAGCTGTCGGCCGCGGTCCACCTGGCCGAAGCGCGCTCGAACCAGTTGCTGGTGCGTGTGCTGCTGGACCAGGCTACCTTCGCCGCCGATCCGGCCGATGCCAAGGCGCGCGCCGCGACCGCGGAAGGCTTTGCGCGCGATTCGGAGCAGGCCTGGAAGGCCTATCTGGCGCTGCCGCGTTCGGCCGACGAAGCCAGGGTCGTCGAAGACGTGACCGCCAAGCGCGATGCGCTGTTCAAACAGGGTGTCGCGCCCATGATTGCCGCGCTGCATGCCGGCGATCGCGACGGCGTGATGAAGGCCGTGCTGGAAACCATTCCGCAGCTCGATATCGCCTTCACTGCCGTCAATACCGAACTGAACAAGCTGCAGGTGGCGAGCGCGAAGCAGGTCTACGAGGCTTCGCAGCAGCGCTACCGCAACCTGTTCACGCTGTCCGTCTGCGTGCTGGCCGTGGGGCTGCTGTTCAGCACGGTGGTGGCATGGCGCCTGCGCCGTTCGATCGTGCAGCCGCTGGATACCGCGATTGCGCGCTTCGAGACAATTGCCGGCGGTGACCTCAGCGTTGCCGCGTCCGGCGCCGACGTGCAGGCCGATGAGGCCGCACGCAGCGAGACCGCGCGCATGCTCGGCATGCTGGGCCGGATGCAGGCCAGCCTGGTGGCCATGGTGGGCGACGTGCGCGGCGGTGCCGACTCGATCGCAGCGGCCAGCAAGCAGATTGCCAGCGGCAATGCCGACCTGTCGCAGCGCACCGAGCAGCAGGCGGCGTCGCTGGAGGAGACCGCTTCCAGCATGGAAGAACTGACCAGCACCGTGCGCCAGAATGCCGACAGCGCCCGCGAGGCCCGCGCACTCGCCACCGATGCCGCCACGCTGGCCGGGCGCGGCAGCGATGCCGTGCTGCGCGTGGTCAATACCATGCAGTCGATCGACGCCAGCTCGGGCAAGATCGTCGACATCATCGACGTGATCGAGAAGATCGCATTCCAGACCAATATCCTCGCGCTGAACGCCGCGGTGGAAGCCGCGCGTGCCGGCGAGCATGGCCGCGGCTTTGCCGTGGTGGCGGGCGACGTGCGCGACCTGGCGCAGCGCTGCGCCGGTGCCTCGAAGGAAATCCGCGCGCTGATCGGCGCCTCGGTGGCCAATGTGCGCGAAGGCTCGGGGCTGGTCGATGAGGCGGGGCGCGCGATGCAGGACATCGTCGATGCGGTGCAGCGCGTCAGCGCCATCATCGGCGATATCAGCGCGGCGTCGGACGAGCAGTCCAACGGCATCGAGCAGGTCAACGTTGCCGTGTCGCAGATGGACAGCATGACGCAGCAGAATGCCGCGCTGGTCGAGCAGGCCGCGGCCGCCGCGGCCTCTCTGGAAGAGCAGGCGCAGCGCCTCACCTCGCTGGTGGCGACGTTCCGGCTGGCCTGA